From the genome of Triticum aestivum cultivar Chinese Spring chromosome 3B, IWGSC CS RefSeq v2.1, whole genome shotgun sequence, one region includes:
- the LOC123065636 gene encoding pathogen-related protein has translation MAVPAGDSSGGDKYRSHLAGEGEKNTVWRHGAPPTYDAVNSLFEAGRTQEWAKGSLEEVVQNAIKTWEMELSHKARIEDFKSVSPGRFTLSVNGGRALTGEETLAMGSYNALLASPILPGTGAYDATAETFESSHDLFRSAFPRGFAWEVVKVYSGPPVIAFKFRHWGHMEGPYKGHAPTGDKVEFYGVAVLKVDEQLRAEDVEVFYDPGELLAGLIKGPKEEDEAAAALAGRLREAATVSASGADAQPQACPFLGSGKQG, from the exons ATGGCGGTACCAGCAGGAGATTCCTCCGGCGGCGACAAGTACAGGTCTCACCTGGCCGGCGAGGGCGAGAAGAACACCGTGTGGCGGCACGGCGCGCCACCCACGTACGACGCCGTGAACAGCCTCTTCGAGGCCGGGAGGACTCAG GAGTGGGCGAAGGGGTCGCTTGAGGAGGTGGTGCAGAACGCGATCAAGACGTGGGAGATGGAGCTGTCGCACAAGGCCCGCATCGAGGACTTCAAGTCGGTGAGCCCCGGCCGGTTCACCCTGTCCGTGAACGGCGGGCGGGCCCTGACGGGGGAGGAGACGCTGGCCATGGGCAGCTACAACGCGCTGCTCGCCAGCCCGATCCTGCCGGGCACCGGCGCGTACGACGCCACCGCCGAGACGTTCGAGTCCTCGCACGACCTGTTCCGCTCCGCCTTCCCGCGCGGGTTCGCGTGGGAGGTGGTCAAGGTCTACTCCGGCCCGCCGGTGATCGCCTTCAAGTTCCGGCACTGGGGCCACATGGAGGGGCCCTACAAGGGCCACGCCCCCACCGGGGACAAAGTCGAGTTCTACGGCGTCGCCGTGCTCAAGGTGGACGAGCAGCTGCGGGCGGAGGACGTGGAGGTGTTCTACGACCCGGGGGAGCTTCTCGCGGGGCTTATCAAGGGTcccaaggaggaagacgaggcggcggcggcgctcgccggGAGGCTCCGCGAGGCGGCTACGGTGTCCGCATCAGGTGCTGACGCGCAGCCGCAGGCCTGCCCCTTCCTTGGCTCTGGAAAGCAGGGGTGA